The Euphorbia lathyris chromosome 3, ddEupLath1.1, whole genome shotgun sequence genome contains a region encoding:
- the LOC136223561 gene encoding tryptophan--tRNA ligase, cytoplasmic, whose translation MGEQEQEQEQELEQVVNPWEVSAKDGGKIDYDKLIDKFGCQRLDEPLIDRVHRLTGRPPHVFVRRGVFFAHRDFNEILDAYEKGKKFYLYTGRGPSSESLHLGHLIPFLFTKYLQEVFKVPLVIQLTDDEKCMWKDLSVEEAKRLARENARDIIACGFDVTRTFIFQDFEYVGGSFYNNMVKVQKCVTYNKVVGIFGFSGEDHIGKVSFPAVQAVPSFPSSFPHLFSGRNDLRCLIPCAIDQDPYFRMTRDVAPRLGYHKPALIESTFFPALQGETGKMSASDPNSAIYVTDSAKEIKNKINKYAFSGGQDSLEKHRKYGANLEVDIPIKYLNFFLDDDVELEHIKKEYAAGRMLTGEVKKRLAEVLTEIVERHRLARSAVTDQMVDAFMAVRPLPNMFD comes from the exons ATGGGAGAGCAAGAGCAAGAGCAAGAGCAAGAGCTAGAGCAGGTCGTGAATCCATGGGAGGTGTCGGCCAAGGACGGCGGAAAGATAGATTACGACAAGCTCATCGACAAATTCGGATGCCAGAGGCTGGATGAGCCCTTGATCGACCGTGTCCACCGCCTCACCGGCCGGCCTCCTCACGTCTTTGTACGCCGCGGCGTCTTCTTTGCCCATAGGGACTTCAATGAAATATTGGATGCTTATGAGAAAGGGAAGAAGTTCTATCTATACACTGGCAGAGGACCTTCCTCTGAATCTTTGCATTTGGGCCATCTTATCCCCTTTTTGTTCACCAA ATATTTGCAGGAGGTATTTAAGGTTCCGCTTGTTATACAGCTCACTGATGATGAGAAGTGTATGTGGAAGGATCTCTCTGTGGAAGAGGCTAAAAGACTGGCCCGTGAAAATGCTAGAGATATTATTGCTTGTGGTTTTGACGTCACAAGAACTTTCATTTTCCAGGATTTTGAGTATGTTGGAGG TTCCTTCTACAACAACATGGTGAAGGTTCAAAAGTGTGTCACATATAATAAG GTTGTAGGTATTTTTGGTTTTAGTGGTGAAGATCATATTGGCAAAGTGAGCTTTCCAGCTGTGCAG GCAGTTCCATCTTTTCCCAGTTCATTCCCACACCTGTTCTCTGGGAGAAATGACCTCCGTTGCTTAATTCCATGTGCAATTGACCAG gaccCGTATTTCAGAATGACACGAGATGTTGCTCCACGGTTAGGATATCATAAACCTGCGTTGATTGAATCCACATTCTTCCCTGCACTGCAG GGGGAGACAGGAAAAATGTCAGCCAGTGATCCAAATTCTGCAATATATGTGACTGATTCAGCTAAGGAAATCAAGAACAAG ATAAACAAGTATGCTTTCTCTGGGGGACAGGATTCTTTAGAGAAGCACAGAAAATATGGAGCAAATCTTGAG GTAGATATACCTatcaaatatttaaattttttcctGGATGATGATGTCGAGCTTGAGCACATAAAAAAG GAATATGCTGCAGGACGCATGTTAACAGGAGAGGTAAAGAAGCGCCTGGCTGAGGTCTTGACTGAAATAGTAGAAAGACATCGTTTGGCACGGTCTGCTGTAACTGATCAA ATGGTGGATGCATTTATGGCTGTGAGACCTCTTCCAAACATGTTTGATTAA